One window of Candidatus Mycobacterium wuenschmannii genomic DNA carries:
- a CDS encoding alpha/beta hydrolase: MTTVDGFPIQVCDTGPEKGSVVVLLCAAQRALPAYEALCERLHTASLRTIAVAPDPRLTPKSVVGILDVLDVSWGVLAGDRDGAELAWELAATRLDRFTGLVVIDRGHPRVADHTGVVRDDECPPVEINTTALVSTPAARSVAQASQRFVYGDYRVVELLGRRNAHESTAQLAAEIVLRTSTW, encoded by the coding sequence ATGACTACCGTCGACGGGTTTCCCATCCAGGTCTGTGACACCGGTCCGGAGAAGGGCTCCGTCGTCGTGCTGTTGTGCGCGGCGCAGCGGGCACTCCCGGCCTACGAGGCGCTGTGCGAGCGCCTGCACACCGCGTCGCTGCGGACCATCGCGGTCGCACCGGACCCGCGCCTCACGCCCAAGTCCGTCGTCGGCATTCTCGACGTGCTCGACGTCAGCTGGGGAGTCTTGGCCGGCGACCGCGACGGCGCCGAACTCGCCTGGGAACTGGCGGCTACCCGGCTGGATCGCTTCACCGGCCTGGTGGTCATCGACCGGGGCCACCCGCGGGTCGCCGATCACACCGGCGTCGTGCGCGACGACGAATGCCCACCGGTCGAGATCAACACCACCGCACTCGTCAGCACGCCGGCGGCGCGCTCGGTGGCGCAGGCCAGCCAGCGCTTCGTCTACGGCGACTACCGGGTGGTCGAATTGCTCGGCCGGCGCAATGCGCACGAGTCGACGGCGCAGTTGGCCGCCGAGATCGTCCTGCGCACCAGCACCTGGTGA
- a CDS encoding glutamine synthetase family protein yields the protein MTPAPLARDELRRLVDTGEVDTVIVAFADMQGRLMGKRVSASVFADEVAEIGAECCNYLFAVDVDMNTVEGYAMSGWDTGYGDMVMRPDLTTLRRIPWLPATALVLADVVGHDGDAVEPAPRRVLRRQLDRLRARGLQAYAATELEFIVFDDTYREAWARGYHDLTPASDYNMDYAVMASSRIEPLLHDIRRHMQGAGMRWEAVKGECNRGQQELGFVYDEALTTCDNHAVYKNGAKEIADQHGKSLTFMAKYNEREGNSCHIHLSLRSPDGTPVFADDADPLGMSATFRQFVAGLLATLPELTLLCAPNINSYKRFADHSFAPTAVAWGVDNRTCALRVVGHGDSIRVECRVPGGDVNQYLAVAALVAGGLHGIERELPLGEPCAGNAYEDGGAQRLPGTLAGAATLFDASTVARAAFGDDVVDHYVNNARVEVAAFNAAVTDWERVRGFERF from the coding sequence GTGACGCCTGCCCCCCTGGCACGCGACGAGTTGCGGCGACTCGTCGACACCGGCGAAGTCGACACGGTGATCGTCGCGTTCGCCGACATGCAGGGCCGGCTGATGGGCAAGCGGGTCTCGGCGAGCGTCTTCGCCGACGAGGTCGCCGAGATCGGCGCCGAGTGCTGCAACTACCTGTTCGCCGTCGACGTCGACATGAACACCGTCGAGGGCTACGCGATGTCGGGATGGGACACCGGCTACGGCGACATGGTGATGCGGCCGGACCTGACGACGCTGCGCCGCATCCCCTGGCTGCCAGCCACCGCGCTGGTGCTGGCCGACGTGGTGGGGCACGATGGCGACGCCGTCGAGCCGGCGCCGCGACGCGTCCTGCGCCGCCAACTCGACCGGCTGCGGGCCCGCGGGCTGCAGGCCTACGCCGCCACCGAGTTGGAGTTCATCGTCTTCGACGACACGTACCGGGAAGCCTGGGCGCGGGGCTACCACGACCTGACGCCCGCGAGCGACTACAACATGGACTACGCGGTGATGGCCTCGAGCCGCATCGAGCCACTGCTGCACGACATCCGGCGACACATGCAGGGCGCGGGTATGCGCTGGGAGGCCGTCAAGGGGGAGTGCAACCGGGGCCAGCAGGAGCTCGGGTTCGTCTACGACGAGGCGCTGACCACATGTGACAACCATGCCGTGTACAAGAACGGCGCGAAGGAAATCGCCGACCAGCACGGCAAATCGCTGACCTTCATGGCGAAATACAATGAGCGCGAAGGCAATAGCTGCCACATTCATCTCTCGCTTCGCTCGCCGGACGGGACACCGGTGTTCGCCGACGACGCCGACCCGCTCGGCATGTCGGCGACCTTCCGCCAGTTCGTCGCCGGTCTGCTGGCCACGTTGCCCGAGCTCACGCTGCTCTGTGCGCCGAACATCAACTCCTACAAGCGGTTTGCCGATCACAGCTTTGCGCCGACCGCGGTGGCGTGGGGTGTCGACAACCGGACCTGCGCGCTGCGGGTCGTCGGGCACGGTGACAGCATTCGCGTGGAGTGTCGGGTTCCCGGCGGAGACGTCAACCAGTACCTGGCCGTCGCGGCGCTGGTCGCGGGTGGGTTGCACGGGATCGAACGCGAATTGCCTTTAGGCGAGCCATGTGCCGGCAACGCCTACGAAGACGGCGGCGCGCAACGGCTGCCAGGTACGCTGGCCGGGGCGGCGACGCTGTTCGACGCGTCGACGGTCGCCCGCGCGGCGTTCGGCGACGACGTGGTCGACCACTACGTCAACAACGCGCGCGTCGAGGTGGCCGCGTTCAACGCAGCGGTGACCGACTGGGAGAGGGTTCGCGGGTTTGAGCGGTTCTAG
- a CDS encoding gamma-glutamyl-gamma-aminobutyrate hydrolase family protein: MRPEPPVIGLTTYLQRAQTGVWDVPASFLPAVYFQGVTAAGGAAVLLPPQPVDSVVAERILDSLDGLLITGGTDVDPSTYGQQRHESTDQPAQQRDEWEFALLRAALARRLPVLGICRGAQVLNVALGGTLHQHLPDVIGHGGHRAGNAEFTTLPVRTVAGTRLAGLLGESVDARCYHHQAIADLGEGLVVSGWDADGVVEALELPGDGFVLAVQWHPEESLDDLRLFSAIVEAARDYAKET; this comes from the coding sequence ATGCGGCCTGAGCCGCCAGTCATCGGTCTCACTACGTATCTGCAGCGGGCCCAGACCGGCGTCTGGGACGTGCCCGCCAGCTTTCTTCCCGCCGTCTACTTCCAGGGTGTCACCGCGGCCGGCGGTGCCGCGGTGCTGTTGCCGCCGCAGCCGGTGGATTCCGTTGTCGCCGAACGGATCCTGGACAGCCTGGACGGCCTGCTGATCACCGGAGGAACCGACGTCGACCCGTCGACCTACGGCCAGCAGCGGCACGAGAGTACTGACCAGCCCGCGCAGCAACGCGACGAGTGGGAGTTCGCGCTGCTGCGCGCGGCACTCGCGCGACGGCTCCCGGTGCTGGGCATCTGTCGCGGGGCGCAGGTGCTCAACGTGGCGCTCGGCGGCACCCTGCATCAGCACCTGCCCGACGTGATCGGGCATGGCGGCCATCGGGCCGGCAACGCGGAGTTCACCACCCTTCCGGTCCGCACCGTGGCGGGCACCCGACTGGCCGGCCTGCTCGGCGAATCCGTCGACGCGCGGTGCTATCACCATCAGGCCATCGCCGACCTCGGCGAGGGGCTCGTGGTCAGCGGCTGGGATGCCGACGGGGTGGTCGAGGCGCTCGAACTGCCGGGCGACGGCTTTGTGCTTGCGGTGCAGTGGCATCCGGAAGAGAGTCTGGACGACCTGCGGCTGTTCTCGGCGATCGTCGAAGCGGCGCGGGACTACGCGAAGGAGACATAG